From Syntrophaceae bacterium, one genomic window encodes:
- a CDS encoding DUF3309 domain-containing protein yields the protein MGTILIVILILILVGALPTWPHSKSWGYYPSGGLGLVLLIVIILVLMGRL from the coding sequence ATGGGAACGATACTGATCGTTATTTTGATTCTCATCTTAGTCGGCGCACTGCCCACCTGGCCTCACAGTAAAAGCTGGGGATACTATCCCAGCGGTGGACTTGGATTGGTTCTTCTGATTGTGATCATTCTGGTGCTGATGGGCCGGCTCTGA
- a CDS encoding BON domain-containing protein: protein MKKRNIIISFLVLLMLIVTFAACASTPIKESTGEYIDDSVITTKVKSLLSEDDFLKSFQISVETYKGTVQLSGFVDSEKAVNIAGQIAHSVRGVKSVNNNLIVK, encoded by the coding sequence ATGAAAAAGAGAAATATCATTATCAGCTTTTTAGTGCTGCTTATGCTGATTGTTACCTTTGCGGCCTGTGCATCGACACCCATAAAGGAAAGTACTGGTGAATATATTGACGATTCGGTCATCACAACCAAGGTAAAATCTCTTCTTTCCGAGGACGATTTTCTCAAGTCGTTTCAGATCAGTGTTGAAACCTACAAAGGCACCGTTCAACTGAGCGGCTTCGTTGATTCAGAAAAAGCCGTTAACATAGCAGGTCAAATCGCACATAGCGTTAGGGGGGTCAAATCTGTAAATAATAATTTGATTGTGAAATAG